Proteins encoded together in one Quercus lobata isolate SW786 chromosome 3, ValleyOak3.0 Primary Assembly, whole genome shotgun sequence window:
- the LOC115981767 gene encoding uncharacterized protein LOC115981767 isoform X2 → MMMKETGESSKKMRAVPNDHGFTEIVLSWSLEQIENKDLFKDQVKNIPQSFESVHQYFRSYIYPLLEETHAQLYSSMEIISTAPFAEVISFYESKPYGENLYDVQVDNWSNRCSDRGKEPYKTLPGDILILADAKPEHVSDLKRIGRSWAFVMVTKVPEDDIDDNDDIREDYETSTSFKVKALKDIDVDGGKKSLFVVFLTNTIPNKRMWNALHMHGNLNIINKVLCTSTLNEEDCDLCSAQSDGSWDEKLATSITSELNESQNNAILACLRKMHCNHKLSVELIWGPPGTGKTKAMGTLLFTLLRMGYRTLTCAPTNVAIKEAASRVLKLVKESFETNIGTDALFCSFGDILLFGNKKRLKIGSDMEIIHLDYRVKRLTKCLGPLTGWRHCFTSMIDLLEDCVSQFHIFWDNKLIKEREQNSEEEIEEIESEDETDGGEWKCKSFLDFLRKRFVDTSSPLKNCLLDFCIHLPKKYIPEHNFQNIFSLIDLLKSFETLLFKDDVESEALEELFSHSEVGQDIPFPLYVRRKECLSLLKELQGSFNELDLPSSMNKWSIMDFCFKAASLIFCTASSSYMLHSVEENPLNILVIDEAAQLKECESTIPLQLPGLRHAILFGDERQLPAMITSSISEEVGFGRSLFERLSSLGCTKHLLSIQYRMHPSISVFPNANFYDNQILDAPNIKRKSYEKQYLSGPMFGPYSFISVIDGREEKDDSERSWRNMVEVSIVMKILQKLYKAWVGTSSKQNYRIGVISPYAAQVVAIQERLGRKFDALDGFTVKVRSVDGFQGGEEDLIIISTVRSNTHASIGFTSNLQRTNVALTRARHCLWILGNDRTLVNSESVWETLVLDAKNRQCFFYADEDKDLAKAILDVKKEFEQFDDLLNHDSILFKSARWKVLFSDNFLKSFQKLKSVRTKKSVLNLLLKISSGWRPKKLSVVCESSSQILKQFKVEGLYIVCANDIVKEWSDIAKELRYYQVLKIWDIVPIEDIPKLVKRLDSMFGKYTDDFINRCQEKCLEGDLEIPKSWSISIDIVRIKNLDDHENGSDLSGCTADGRSYVENARVSESLMLMKFYSLSSGVVTHLLSNHDGGELDLPFEVSDQELEIILFPRTTFVLGRSGTGKTTVLTIKLFQKEKLHHMARELLSEEKEVEETAAGMKENVLHQLFVTVSPKLCYAVKQQVSHLKSFSCGGNSSKGSSLIDMDDFDDASQFKDIPDSFVDVPPLSYPLVITFHKFLIMLDGTVGTSYFERFHEARKHSNGPISGSSVSLQSFIRMKEVNYERFSTSYWPRFNTRLTKKLDSSRVFTEIISHIKGGPQATEAGDGKLSREKYVLLSEGRVSRLCRQKREIIYEIFQNYEKMKNENGEFDFSDLVLDLHRRLRVERYKGDEMHFVYVDEVQDLTLSQIALFKYICKNVEEGFVFSGDTAQTIAKGIDFRFQDIRSLFYNRFVLESKSSGQEGRKEKGIISEIFHLSQNFRTHDGVLKLSQSVIELIYHFFPQSTDILPPETSLIYGEAPILLESGNKENAIITIFGNSGNGRGSIVGFGAEQVILVRDDFARKEITNHVGNQALVLTIVECKGLEFQDVLLYNFFGSSSLKNEWRVIYKYMEEQDLLDRTLPISFPSFNEAKHSVLCSELKQLYVAITRTRQRLWISENSEDLCKPMFDYWKKKCLVQVRQLDDSLAQAMQVTSSPEEWKSRGIKLYLERKFEFATMCFERAGDIYWQRRSKAAGLRENADHMRGSNPEKANVMLRQAAEIFETIGKADSAAQCFSDLGEYERAGRLYLEKCGESELQRAGECFCLAGCYELAAEVYAKGKFFSECLKVCAKGKLFNMGFKYIQYWKNNATKDFGEARRGKDIDKIEHEFLESAARHHHELKDSRSMMQVVKAFQSIDLMRTFLKSLDCLGELLLLEEESGNFLEAASIAKLRGEILHEADLLGKAGNVKEASMLLLFYVLYNSLWTPGSKGWPLKQFTQKQELLAKVKSFAKNDSNFYSFVCTEADILSNEQSNLSITKKYLNASQRHNSVGGEIISARKILDAHLQSKSAKYVWHDYFVFDLTKHSEQVISRNQISVETLFYFWNFWKDKILSIFKYLSCLDTQDVNEYRSYGDFCLNYLGVRRQFHNLNAIYVLLNSDADWVREDSRFIHRNGNLVYIDVRHFVATAQSYWCSELLCVGMKVLDNLEDLYNFSLKNSLSLFCQSRSLTYIYEVAKFFSESEYRNHSYCNNKTLQRSVELSTKSFFGYIFPLDWRKSLAVNMFSLRESEFSRNLLEQIIIENISLKGKLTYGQIGRVVVITLGLGNINNGLYKEILKRFDGPFGNPPWKKFIQVLRGNMGPEFAQGTLTDNNCESPRECVLLKLQEALMDTYSANWRAVDYISPGCFLYLIERLLILASYFQGYFITSKSSFAEWFIYQDAVTDPNSTLLAQMRPSHVIFEFIVSVVQQLLYDKNDTMDWIRRSNINVKDYYPLLVLRLVSIICLVHLNSGEFLEFLFELLGRSYITEELPREFYDVLQRRRKHINVNVLAEAFKKIHNPLVIVSLGGKCSRFLCPDAIFVDMTVKQCREDMLKVLFPETVKPSQGQTETFEVEATHSGNEVLSSGTDDQDSRNCNYAPSNFALVADQGDLNNINGSRLLVNYFWEIFEALMSLEHGKDPRSFLLNVQMMKQVNVEESIHLVSTVMHERLQNAINNVDENLLEEVDSMVDELKQLSAALDVSEPELGNNMSTIQELCKRLLSRKPNLEPILSKQFLQLGTNLVVETSGSISNEQQCDVEDSDSKAKENSSADVASVSNSKNSRETENKVKGNKSRKNKRGKKGGSKR, encoded by the exons atgatGATGAAGGAGACGGGAGAGAGTTCAAAGAAGATGAGAGCAGTTCCTAATGATCATGGCTTCACTGAAATTGTGCTCTCTTGGTCCCttgaacaaattgaaaataaagacCTTTTCAAGGACCAG GTAAAAAACATTCCGCAGTCCTTCGAATCAGTTCACCAGTATTTTCGTTCATATATTTACCCTTTATTGGAAGAAACTCATGCACAACTCTATTCAAGTATGGAGATTATATCAACAGCACCTTTTGCTGAAGTAATTTCATTTTATGAATCTAAGCCATACGGAGAAAATTTGTATGATGTTCAGGTTGATAACTGGAGTAACCGATGCAGTGATCGTGGCAAGGAGCCTTACAAAACGTTGCCTggagatattttaattttagcagATGCTAAACCCGAGCATGTATCTGATTTAAAAAGAATAGGAAGGTCTTGGGCTTTTGTAATGGTCACTAAAGTCCCAGAGGATGatattgatgataatgatgatattCGAGAGGATTATGAAACATCTACTAGCTTTAAAGTCAAGGCATTGAAAGATATTGATGTTGATGGTGGGAAGAAATCATTGTTTGTGGTTTTCTTGACAAATACAATCCCTAACAAGAGAATGTGGAATGCACTGCACATGCATGGAAATCTGAATATCATTAACAAAGTCTTGTGCACTAGTACTTTG AATGAGGAAGACTGTGATCTCTGTTCTGCACAGAGCGATGGCAGCTGGGATGAGAAATTGGCAACAAGTATTACTTCAGAACTGAATGAATCCCAAAACAACGCTATTCTTGCTTGTCTACGTAAGATGCATTGCAACCACAAGTTGTCTGTGGAACTTATATGGGGTCCGCCTGGTACTGGCAAAACAAAAGCCATGGGCACCCTGCTTTTCACCCTTCTAAGAATGGGATATAGGACTCTTACTTGTGCCCCAACAAATGTTGCAATTAAAGAAGCGGCCTCTCGTGTCCTAAAGCTGGTGAAAGAATCCTTCGAAACCAACATTGGAACTGATGCTTTGTTTTGCTCATTTGGAGATATTCTCTTATTCGGGAATAAGAAGCGTCTCAAGATTGGTTCGGACATGGAAATTATACATTTGGATTATCGGGTGAAAAGACTTACAAAGTGCTTGGGGCCTCTGACTGGTTGGAGGCATTGTTTTACTTCAATGATTGATCTTCTTGAAGATTGTGTTTCTCAATTTCACATCTTCTGGGACAATAAACTgatcaaagagagagaacaaaacagtgaagaagaaattgaagagaTAGAAAGTGAGGATGAAACTGATGGTGGCGAGTGGAAGTGCAAGTCATTTCTTGATTTTCTGAGAAAAAGATTTGTTGATACTTCATCACCACTTAAAAATTGTCTTCTAGACTTTTGTATACATTTACCCAAGAAATACATTCCCGAGCACAATTTCCAAAACATTTTTTCTCTTATTGACCTACTTAAGTCTTTTGAAACCTTGTTGTTTAAAGATGATGTGGAATCTGAAGCACTGGAGGAGCTCTTTTCACATTCAGAAGTAGGTCAAGATATACCATTCCCACTGTATGTAAGGAGAAAAGAATGCCTTTCTCTTTTAAAAGAACTTCAGGGTTCATTTAATGAACTTGATCTTCCGAGCTCTATGAACAAATGGTCAATAATGGATTTTTGTTTCAAAGCAGCTTCCTTAATTTTTTGCACTGCTTCAAGTTCTTATATGCTGCACTCGGTGGAAGAGAACCCACTGAACATTCTGGTTATTGATGAAGCTGCACAATTAAAGGAGTGTGAGTCGACCATTCCCCTGCAACTTCCAGGATTAAGGCATGCTATTCTTTTTGGTGATGAGCGCCAGTTACCAGCAATGATTACAAGCAGT ATTTCTGAGGAAGTTGGTTTTGGGAGAAGTTTATTTGAGAGGTTAAGCTCATTGGGTTGCACAAAGCATCTTCTCAGTATACAGTACCGAATGCATCCATCTATAAGTGTTTTCCCAAACGCAAATTTTTATGACAACCAGATTTTAGATGCTccaaatattaaaagaaaaagctatGAAAAACAGTATCTTTCAGGGCCAATGTTTGGCCCCTATTCTTTCATTAGTGTAATAGATGGTAGGGAAGAGAAGGATGATTCTGAGCGTAGTTGGAGAAACATGGTTGAGGTTTCTATTGTGATGAAAATACTACAGAAATTATACAAAG CATGGGTTGGCACTAGCTCCAAACAGAATTACCGCATTGGTGTAATATCTCCTTATGCTGCTCAAGTAGTAGCAATTCAAGAAAGACTTGGACGGAAGTTTGATGCTCTTGATGGGTTTACAGTAAAGGTCAGGTCAGTAGATGGGTTCCAGGGTGGGGAAGAGGACCTAATTATAATATCAACAGTAAGATCTAATACTCATGCATCAATTGGGTTCACATCAAATCTACAGAGAACTAATGTTGCTCTTACAAGGGCTag GCACTGTCTATGGATATTGGGAAATGACAGAACACTAGTGAATAGTGAATCTGTTTGGGAAACCTTGGTCCTTGACGCTAAGAATCGTCAATGTTTCTTTTATGCTGATGAGGACAAGGATTTGGCTAAAGCAATATTAGACgtgaagaaagaatttgaacaGTTTGATGATTTGCTTAATCATGATAGCATACTTTTTAAAAGTGCTAGGTGGAAG GTTCTTTTTAGTGATAACTTTCTGAAATCATTTCAAAAACTGAAGTCTGTTCGGACAAAGAAGTCAGTTTTAAACCTTCTACTTAAAATTTCCAGTGGTTGGAGACCCAAAAAGTTGAGTGTAGTTTGTGAAAGTTCTTCACAGATCTTAAAGCAGTTTAAGGTTGAAGGTCTTTATATTGTTTGTGCAAATGACATTGTAAAGGAATGGAGTGACATTGCAAAGGAATTGAGGTACTATCAAGTTTTGAAGATTTGGGATATAGTACCTATAGAGGATATTCCAAAATTAGTGAAACGTCTTGATAGTATGTTCGGAAAATATACAGATGACTTTATTAACCGTTGCCAAGAGAAATGTCTTGAGGG GGATTTGGAAATTCCAAAGAGTTGGTCAATCTCTATTGATATTGTCCGGATTAAGAATCTTGATGACCATGAAAATGGGAGTGATCTAAGTGGTTGTACTGCTGATGGCAGAAGTTACGTTGAGAATGCCAGAGTGAGTGAGAGTCTTATGCTAATGAAATTCTACTCCTTATCATCAGGCGTAGTGACCCACTTGCTTTCTAACCATGATGGTGGTGAATTGGATCTACCATTTGAAGTATCTGACCAAGAGCTAGAGATAATCCTTTTTCCTAGAACTACATTTGTACTGGGGCGGTCAGGTACTGGGAAAACTACTGTTTTGACTATCAAGTtatttcagaaagaaaaactacaCCATATGGCAAGGGAGTTATTGTCTGAGGAAAAGGAGGTTGAGGAGACCGCTGCTGGGATGAAGGAAAATGTATTGCACCAACTTTTTGTGACAGTGAGTCCTAAACTGTGTTATGCTGTAAAACAACAAGTTTCTCATTTGAAAAG CTTTTCCTGTGGTGGCAATTCTTCAAAAGGAAGTAGTTTAATTGATATGGATGATTTTGATGATGCCTCTCAATTCAAGGATATCCCAGATTCTTTTGTTGATGTTCCTCCCCTGTCATATCCTCTTGTCATAACATTTCACAAATTTCTGATAATGCTTGATGGAACTGTGGGTACTTCATACTTTGAAAGATTCCATGAAGCGAGGAAACATTCTAATGGTCCAATAAGTGGTAGTTCAGTTTCCTTACAGAGCTTTATAAGGATGAAAGAAGTTAATTATGAAAGGTTTAGTACATCATACTGGCCCCGTTTCAATACCCGGCTAACTAAGAAGCTCGACTCTTCTAGAGTTTTCACTGAGATTATTTCCCATATAAAAGGTGGCCCGCAAGCTACGGAGGCAGGTGATGGTAAACTCAGTCGTGAGAAATATGTTCTACTATCAGAGGGTAGGGTTTCCCGTCTATGTAGACAGAAGAGAGAGATAATATATGAGATCtttcaaaattatgaaaaaatgaagaatgaaAATGGTGAGTTTGATTTTTCTGATCTTGTACTTGATCTTCATCGTCGATTAAGAGTTGAAAGATACAAGGGCGATGAAATGCATTTTGTATATGTGGATGAGGTGCAGGATCTTACATTAAGCCAAATTGCtttattcaaatatatttgtaaaaatgttgaaGAGGGTTTTGTTTTCTCTGGTGATACTGCTCAGACGATTGCGAAGGGAATTGACTTTAGATTCCAAGATATAAGATCTCTGTTCTACAATAGGTTTGTGCTGGAATCAAAAAGCAGTGGacaagaaggaagaaaagagaaaggaataaTCTCAGAGATCTTCCATTTGAGCCAGAACTTCCGTACTCATGATGGAGTTCTTAAGCTATCACAGAGTGTGATTGAActtatttatcatttctttCCTCAATCTACTGATATTTTGCCGCCTGAGACTAGTCTTATATATGGTGAAGCTCCTATTCTGCTTGAATCAGGGAACAAAGAAAATGCTATCATAACTATTTTTGGCAATAGTGGAAATGGTAGAGGAAGTATTGTTGGCTTCGGTGCAGAGCAAGTAATATTGGTACGAGATGATTTTGCTCGGAAGGAAATTACTAATCACGTTGGGAACCAAGCTCTTGTTCTAACTATTGTGGAGTGCAAGGGCCTTGAATTTCAG GATGTATTGTTGTACAACTTTTTTGGCTCATCATCTCTAAAAAATGAATGGAgggtgatatataaatatatggaaGAGCAAGATTTGCTCGACCGAACTTTACCCATCTCCTTCCCAAGTTTCAATGAGGCCAAACACAGTGTGTTGTGCTCCGAACTGAAGCAACTTTATGTGGCTATCACTCGTACCAGGCAGAGGTTGTGGATTTCTGAGAATTCAGAGGACCTCTGCAAACCAATGTTTGACTATTGGAAGAAAAAGTGTCTTGTTCAAGTCAGACAACTGGATGATTCACTTGCTCAGGCAATGCAGGTTACTAGCAGTCCAGAGGAGTGGAAGTCCCGGGGCATTAAG TTGTATTTAGAGCGTAAGTTTGAATTTGCAACCATGTGCTTTGAAAGAGCTGGTGATATTTATTGGCAAAGAAGGTCCAAGGCTGCTGGCCTTAGAGAAAATGCTGACCATATGCGCGGTTCAAATCCTGAAAAGGCAAATGTTATGCTTAGGCAAGCTGCTGAAATATTTGAAACTATAGGCAAAGCTGATTCTGCTGCACAATGTTTTTCTGATTTGGGGGAGTATGAAAGAGCAG GAAGGCTTTATTTAGAAAAGTGTGGGGAGTCTGAACTTCAAAGAGCTGGGGAATGCTTTTGTCTAGCAGGATGCTATGAACTGGCAGCTGAGGTGTATGCTAAAGGCAAATTTTTCTCAGAATGTTTGAAAGTTTGCGCCAAAGGAAAATTATTCAACATGGGTTTCAAGTACATTCAGTATTGGAAAAATAATGCAACTAAGGATTTTGGTGAGGCTAGAAGAGGAAAAGACATAGACAAGATTGAACATGAGTTTCTAGAGAGTGCTGCTCGTCATCATCATGAGCTTAAAGATAGCAGATCCATGATGCAGGTTGTCAAAGCTTTTCAATCCATAGATTTGATGCGCACATTTTTGAAATCTTTGGATTGCCTTGGTGAGCTTCTGTTGTTGGAAGAAGAATCAGGAAACTTCTTAGAGGCTGCCAGCATTGCAAAGCTGAGAGGGGAGATTCTACATGAAGCTGATCTTCTAGGGAAGGCAGGGAATGTCAAAGAAGCGTCCATGCTATTGCTTTTCTATGTGCTGTACAATTCACTTTGGACACCTGGAAGCAAGGGCTGGCCACTGAAGCAGTTTACACAGAAGCAGGAGCTTTTGGCAAAAGTCAAGTCATTTGCTAAGAATGACTCaaacttttattcttttgtttgtaCAGAGGCTGACATTTTATCAAATGAGCAGAGTAACTTGTCCATAACAAAAAAGTATTTGAATGCTTCTCAGAGACATAATAGTGTTGGAGGTGAAATAATTTCTGCTCGAAAAATTCTAGATGCTCATCTTCAGTCAAAGTCTGCAAAGTATGTGTGGcatgattattttgtttttgatctgaCAAAGCATTCGGAACAGGTGATCTCTAGAAATCAGATTTCTGTAGAAACACTGTTTtacttttggaatttttggaaAGATAAGATTCTGAGCATTTTCAAGTATCTCAGTTGTCTTGACACTCAAGATGTTAATGAATATAGAAGTTATGGAGATTTTTGTTTGAATTACTTGGGGGTGCGGAGGCAGTTTCATAATCTTAATGCAATCTATGTATTGCTCAACTCTGACGCGGATTGGGTCAGAGAGGACAGTAGATTCATTCATCGAAATGGAAATTTGGTTTATATTGATGTGAGACATTTTGTTGCAACTGCTCAAAGTTACTGGTGTTCAGAATTACTTTGTGTTGGTATGAAGGTTTTGGACAATCTTGAAGACCTTTACAATTTCTCATTGAAGAATTCCCTCTCGCTGTTCTGCCAAAGCAGATCTCTTACGTATATCTATGAGGTTGCAAAGTTTTTTTCAGAATCTGAATATCGAAACCATAGTTACTGCAACAATAAGACATTGCAGAGATCTGTTGAACTTTCTACCAAGTCTTTTTTTGGCTATATATTTCCCCTAGATTGGCGGAAATCATTGGCAGTGAACATGTTTTCTCTAAGAGAATCTGAGTTTTCAAGAAATTTACTAGAACAGATCATAATTGAAAACATCAGCTTGAAGGGTAAGTTGACATACGGGCAAATTGGAAGAGTTGTAGTGATAACTCTTGGATTGGGTAACATAAACAATGGTTTATATAAGGAGATTTTGAAAAGGTTTGATGGGCCTTTTGGAAATCCACCATGGAAGAAATTCATTCAGGTTCTCCGTGGGAATATGGGACCAGAATTTGCTCAAGGTACTTTAACTGACAATAACTGTGAATCTCCAAGAGAGTGTGTTCTGCTGAAGCTACAAGAAGCTTTGATGGATACTTACAGTGCAAATTGGAGAGCAGTCGACTATATTTCACCTGGTTGTTTCTTGTATCTTATTGAGCGCCTCCTAATCTTGGCATCTTACTTCCAGGGATACTTTATCACTTCAAAGTCTTCTTTTGCTGAATGGTTTATCTATCAAGATGCAGTTACCGACCCAAATTCCACTTTATTGGCTCAAATGAGACCATCCCATGTTATCTTTGAGTTTATTGTCAGTGTTGTTCAGCAGCTTCTTTATGATAAGAATGATACAATGGATTGGATTAGAAGGTCTAATATAAATGTGAAGGACTACTATCCACTGCTGGTATTGAGATTGGTTTCTATAATATGTTTAGTTCATCTGAATTCTGGGGaatttttggaatttctttttgaattgctTGGTAGGAGCTATATTACTGAGGAACTTCCAAGGGAATTTTATGATGTCCTTCAGAGAAGACGGAAACATATAAATGTGAATGTGCTAGCTGAAGCATTTAAAAAGATTCACAATCCTCTTGTAATTGTGAGTTTGGGAGGAAAATGTTCAAGGTTTCTATGTCCAGATGCCATTTTTGTGGACATGACGGTAAAACAGTGCAGGGAGGACATGTTAAAAGTCTTGTTTCCAGAGACTGTGAAACCATCGCAAGGTCAAACTGAGACATTTGAAGTGGAAGCAACTCACTCTGGCAATGAAGTGCTTTCTTCAGGCACTGATGATCAAGACAGTCGTAATTGTAACTATGCACCTTCAAACTTTGCTTTGGTGGCAGATCAGGGGGACTTGAACAATATAAATGGAAGCAGGCTGCTAGTGAATTACTTTTGGGAAATATTTGAAGCTTTGATGTCGTTGGAGCATGGTAAAGATCCAAGGAGCTTTTTGTTAAATGTCCAAATGATGAAG CAGGTGAACGTGGAGGAAAGTATTCACCTTGTTAGTACTGTTATGCACGAACGCCTTCAGAATGCTATCAACAATGTTGATGAAAACCTATTGGAGGAAGTAGACAGCATGGTTGATGAACTGAAGCAACTTTCTGCTGCACTGGATGTGAG TGAACCGGAACTTGGAAACAATATGTCAACAATTCAAGAACTTTGCAAGAGATTACTGTCAAGAAAGCCAAATCTGGAACCTATCTTAAGTAAGCAATTCTTGCAACTGGGCACAAACCTTGTGGTTGAGACTTCTGGCAGTATATCAAATGAGCAGCAGTGTGATGTAGAGGACAGTGATAGCAAAGCTAAGGAAAATAGCAGTGCTGATGTTGCATCGGTCTCTAACAGTAAAAACAGCCgagaaacagaaaataaggtGAAGGGTAACAAGTCCAGGAAAAATAAGAGGGGTAAAAAAGGAGGCAGTAAGAGATAA